The DNA window TCTTCTCAGCACCTGCATTTCCAAAGGTCAGTAGGAATGGAATTTCAAGTAGAGAAGCTCCAACTAACTATTTAAGTAGGACTGGCATGAGTGGATGAAAAAGTACACACGTTTGTTCAAAACAAAAGTACATAAAATTCAACCTCAAGATTCATTTTcagaaagaataaaaacaagaaactTAGAAATGGCTTCCTTCAATCTAATTTAAAACACCATATTACCATGGGAGTCATCCTGACCACTGGGTTCTTTTTGTAATCCTAGCTCAACCAAAACAGCTTCAAGCTCTTCAAgctcttttttcttcaattccttCTTTGAAAGTTGCCTTTCAGTTTCTTTGGTAGCTGGCGAAGGTTCAGGAGGTCTTTTAAGAACAGGCTCAGCTTCTACATGCACTTCTGAGCTATTTTCATGTTCATCCTCAGCTTCATCTTCAACATCATCAAGACCTTCTATCTCACTCTCACTTTCCTGGTTTCAAATATTAAATGATGTAAAACAGTTAGTTATATAGCCCGACAATGAAGCAACCAGAAGATGTTTCAACACAGACCACCTATTCTAGGAATTTGTAATGGCTATTCCAAGTCTTAACATTTAAGTATATTCAGGGTTGTCGACAAAACCTGTGGGGGGAGTTTTACCACCCTCAGCTTACTTGATTAATAACCAATATCATAGCAACTCTAGATATTTAATGGAATGATCCTCTCACCTTGAAGCAAATCAGCTAGGTTTATTGTAATTAATGTAGAATGCAcgcaaaataataaataacattCCGGCGATTCAGTTTTTATAAATCAATGATATTTTCCAGGTTAGTTATTCATAATGATGAAACAATGATTACACAGGAGCATGCACATGAAAACATAACTAGGTGATGCACATGGAAAAATATCTCGGCAAACTACAAAAGCAACCAGGCCAGGTGCAAGTGAACTAGAATCAAGACTATGAATGAATATTGGTCGCGAATCAAGATGACCATTAACAATTCTATAATTTAACCTCAAAAGCCAAGCCACTAAGGCGCTACTAGTGTAAACGATTCAATATTCAACTTAATTCTGATGCAACCATAAACAACACAATCACCCCAACAAAAACACCCCAATGCAACCTATTCTGAAAAAAGTGATCATTCGCTACTTAAACACTAGCATCCTCCCTTGAACTCATAGCAGATGAAATAATACTCAAAGTTcaaaacatatataattatcatACAGCAACTCTATCCAGGCAGAATTCTCAAAGGTATCCCTTGCCACCCATTCAAACTAGAAGGCCTAGAACTAtccaaaatctaataaaaatacaaataactcTCTCTTGAGTTCTAAACAGCAATCCAAGGCAACAAACACAAAATCAAGACAGAACAATAATTTCACCTCTCCGGCGGCCTCGGCCTCAGTCACCGAAGCTGAGGGAGCAGCAGTGGATGAAGCCCAAACGGCCTGAGGAGGTGCAGTGGTTGCATAGTAATCGTCATCGTCTTCGTCATCAACATCAGCCCAAGACTTGGCGGTGAGAGGAGCCGGAGCCCAGAAAACCTCCTTCTTCTCGGATTCCGCCTCCGCCGCGGCGCCTCTTCCCTTGGAAGAACCCTGTTGGTCCTTCTcaggcttcttcttcttcttcttgaggcTTCCGAGGGCGGCGAACACGTTGGTACTGTTTATGACCGGCGCCTCGTCTCTCCTGATACCTCCACCCACCATCCTCCAATCTCACAGAGCTCACAGCCTCGAAACGACACGGGAGTAACGCGTTTTGAAGTCAGCCGTGATGGAATTCCAGTGGGAAGGGCAAGATCGGAAATAGATAATATTGTCTAGGGTTTCAGTTTTTTGAAGAGGAGGCGATGGTGATGGTGGTGTGTTGAAGTGTTTTACCTTTTTAGGATTAGACAAGAATCGGGGGGATGGGAGAAATGAAACGACAGCGTTTTCGGATGAAGAGCTGAGAAGTGAGAAATGAAGGTTGAGTTGCTATTAGAgtagagaaagagaagaggtTGAGGCCGAAGGGGATATATATGGATATGATGTGGTTTTCTAGTTTTCTTTTGCGTCTGGGAATTTATAGGAGCTCCGTTTCTACTTCGTATTTTGTAATTTCGGGTGCGGTAAGAATAAAAAATCTGGGACCAATTCGGAGATCGAATGATTTTACTACACCATTTACTCATAAAAGATCCGTGTAGATGTGGTGTGCTGGGCCTCCATTGCTACGATTAGAACCACTGCCACAACTGGTTGGGGAAGACAAACTGaccaaaaactttttttttaataaaactaactaattaaattgaccCGTCTTGGTT is part of the Arachis duranensis cultivar V14167 chromosome 1, aradu.V14167.gnm2.J7QH, whole genome shotgun sequence genome and encodes:
- the LOC107469409 gene encoding uncharacterized protein LOC107469409, with the protein product MVGGGIRRDEAPVINSTNVFAALGSLKKKKKKPEKDQQGSSKGRGAAAEAESEKKEVFWAPAPLTAKSWADVDDEDDDDYYATTAPPQAVWASSTAAPSASVTEAEAAGEESESEIEGLDDVEDEAEDEHENSSEVHVEAEPVLKRPPEPSPATKETERQLSKKELKKKELEELEAVLVELGLQKEPSGQDDSHGAEKKEDDRNGEVEKKENAAGESKSAKKKKKKDKSSKEQKEPQDQPDGVDVNNATSETAGSEKADDASSTDVKERLKKVASMKKKKSSKEMDAAARAAASEAAARSARLAAAKKKEKAHYNQQPVR